In Anopheles arabiensis isolate DONGOLA chromosome 2, AaraD3, whole genome shotgun sequence, the genomic window ACAATATAATTTTGAAAGTACATTATAGATATTCTACGATCATATTTAATCAAAATTCATCAAACATTCACTTGCCCGAACTATCTAATTCATGATggaatattgttttgttttatacaaaaaaaatcggttTGTGTCGTGATCCTCAATAATCGTAGATTGGATGTATTTGCAAATCAAGAAGAATACAATATAATTGTGTAACAATACTAATTAAATATTAACCCATTTTACCCGAGTGTACAAAAACTTGATCCAACTAACATAAGTTTTTATTAATTACATTTAAGTTTGGGCCAGAAACAGATGAGAAATCCGTTTTTGTTTAGAATTGCAGATTCGATTTAGATGTTGAGAGATGCATAACGTATGACATTTTATACGCTGGGCAgataatttatcaaacacCCAAAGCACCCAAAAATTGAACTTTTCgttttattcaacaaaaaccAATTAAAACATGATTTCAATAATTGCTTAGCATTAGCGACTTCAGAGTCACTGTGTGTGATACTCATACAATTATTACGAAGCATGCAAACCCAcatcaaaaataaacaataaataataaataaataaataaacacacacgttgTACATCGGTTGCAATATGCACATAATTGTTTAGTTTTGGTTCGATTAGTATTGATCATTATGGTTGAATGTAACGTTTTGTAACCAATTTGAGGAATCGCGAATCCTTTAAGATAGAAATAATCGAGAGCTTTGTTACTTACTTTTGTGGCTCCATTTCCCTCAACTCTGCACTCTTCAAACGCaacgaaaataacaaaaaaaaatcacaaaagtGACAAGAAACACTCTTAAGTATTCAGTTTCCACAATGTTCAATACGCTAAACAGTTTAGTTTCATAGGAAATGGCTTTGCAAAAATGGAGTACTTTACGTTTGAAGTTTTATACGCTGAACACAAATGGCTTAAGGGCGAAAAGTGcatagttttaaaataaatcataaaagcTTAACTTGCTCCCATTGAACAAATGTTGGCTTACTGGATGATAATGCATTAATAATTTTGGATTATACTAATGTGCATATCAGTTTATACAGTGTAAGAAATTGTTCGTAATATTAAGCCATTCTTTCTACATTTTGAACTTTAGTGTatacatatttaaattaaGTGATAGATTATGTAAAAATATGTTGAATATATCATACTCAGTgatattatgattatgatattatttaattatgataaattaaaagctttttttattgtttttcttaaattttagGACTAGTGGCAAAAATGGTTTGAATGATACAAAATATGCAAACACCCAGAAACTTTTGCATTGAAAATCATTTGTAAATTTATATTCTTTTAATCAAAACGAGAGCAATATAACGGGATGGAtcgtggtacagttgtcaaatAATACGACTTAAtgacatgtccgtcatgggttcaagccccataTGGACCTAAATACCCAATCAAATATGAACCGATTTAACAGCGACATACAATCCTAACCAAGTACAATATGCTGTTTACATCACTGTCCCCTATTAGGGTGAGTAAAACcgacgaaggaaaaaacaaccacactgCCATAAGCCTAAGAGCCAGCACGGTTATATACTCACCCTGTACATAAGTGATAGGTACACATGTAAAACCTTCTGTGGGCGTGTCATCCACCTCGATTTGATGGTTGAGGGTCTGTCTTTGCTTCGCTGGTGCACAAACCGCTTAGAACAACGGTTGCGGACGAAAGTGTTTTTCTGCGGCGCGCGTGTTCATTCGTATTGTTTTGACTCGGGCATCCCAAACGGTGGAACGGTTTTTGGTGGAAACACGCAATCACGCATTCGTAACGTTTCGACTAGCAAATGCGAGCGAGTGAATCGCAAACCAAGGGCTGGATGTTTATTCTTCACTGCGGTAGTGCTTTTAGTTTAGTTGCTCATTGTCGGTGCAGTGTCGATAGCAATTACACAACTTTTCGTGAAAAGTGACAAATTAAGGTGGTTACCGTTATCAAATCGAAGAAATCCACACCCAGCGCAAAGCTGTTCGAGCAAACTGTGCTGATGATGATAGATAATTAATTAATGAGCAAACATCAATATAATGAGTAGTGTAGTTTGAAATACTTTGCTGATTACTAGCAAACAGTTTGCCTTGTTGATTGCAAGTGAAGCAGGAAGAACAAAGTTATATGAGTGTGTTGAAATCAGGCTCGGGAATTCAGGTCCATTAAAGAAGCTGTGACACATAAGAAAGCTATCTATCAAATTTCATTGtttgtgtcagtgtgtgagggtgtgtatttgtgtagaAACCATTGTGCTGTGCGGAAAATATACAATACATCCAAAATTCCGCCACTAGCGATAATGTCGTCGCCGCACGAGGACGAAGATCAGGATCTTGATCAAGAGATTAATGTGGACGCTGACTCAGACTGTCAATCGCGCGTATCTTACAACAGTGGCTCGGAAGACATTGATCTCGATGGTGATGGCAATGGGTCCTGTTACGAAGAGTCCGACATTGCCAGGTACGTGTGTGCTACCAAAACGATATGCTTCAAGAAGTAAGAAAACAACCCGAGCAGTGTTATAATAACTATTGAGCTttatttaagcattaagcatataTAAGCATCAAggacaaattgaaatttggcATCTTCGAAATCGAATTAAACCTCTTTATAAAAACTAAGACATCAAAATGTGTGATAGGAAACCAAGAAAAAAACGAGTTACACCTAGTATAAAGTAACTCAAATTTCATCTTGAAGATAACTTATATTGAAGCAACGTTAGATTTGGTGACAGCgggatttaaaatgtttattttaattgtagATAGAACCATTTTAGTTCCagaaatttaaagcaaaacattcaaatggCCCCCTTTTTGCTAAAATAGTAAAATCAACTGTAAATCATTTCTAGCTTCTGCCATTTTAACTTAAAAATCCATTTGAGTGGTTCCTCAAGCTTCGAAGGTTTTTCATTGCGAAAAGTGGCCAAACGATCGTTACTAATGCATTCATTATTTCTGCTGTTAGCGCTAATGTTCATGAATATGCGCATAATGCCATTGTGATGAAAGTTTTGGCAAATGAGTAACAAATTGAataatcagcagcagcatcagcatagATAGACGGCTTAGCTATTCTTGTCTATTAACGATAATGCCATTTACTGGACGGAATGAGAGAGATAGACATTTGTATGCAACATTTGCGTATTTATAGCGCATCAATTTAGCATATTTTTCTCTCTAATTACATATCATTTTCGCGATGATTGACAATGAATAGCTTTTAGTTGGTGTCTTGTGCTGGTGTGCCTTTCACCACATTCCGTTTTTGATGGATTACGCGTTCTTCTTTTTGCGCAGCCATGTTCGTACTAATGAAAACACGAATCGTACGCATCAAGCTTATCGGACCTTATTAAGATCAGGTGCCTCTCTATTGAATAGATGAATCACATTTTGCTTACCGTTTTGCACATTCTCACATTCCCCTACCTGCGTTCCACCTGTTTTGGCAATTTATTCCAACATCAAACAGCGTGCCCTCCGCAATAGATCACACGGCGGAATTTAACAAATTAATTAGACACTAATTTATGCCACAAGAAATAGCCGCTTGAATAAACTATTAACGCCTTCCCATCAAATGCTACCGCACATCCACTCACCATGCAAACCACAAACCGTGCGTGAATGGTCAGGGCCGAAGTACTATCATCAGCTAGGCCAAgcttacacacaaaaacattctACTACGGTAGCATCATCATCTACCAAACCAATTACAGAACGAACCAGTAGCTCCCGCACTGCATTATGAACAGATCCATAATTTTCAAACACCTTCCTCCTTTAAGCTCTTATGGGAGTGATATGATTTAAGGAGATCGCTTTTTAAAAAGGAAAGATACTTTCCCGTAAACCCCTTTTCCTTCAAGATTCAGATAGAGTTAGAGCTCATTTATTATTCACTCGATCCCaggaaccaaccaaccactcGGCCCTGAACCCAAATTATAGAGGGCAAGGCGGAAGTGTAGAGTCGGAAAAAGAGTTGCAAGCATTTCTTAAAGAGGCACCAGTTCTGGTAAACCAAACagtttcattaaaaatgcaacatgtttacaaacagcaacaaaaaagtaaccACAGTCCAAAATACTCGCCCGATCTGGCCTATACTGTGTCCCAATAAAACAGGTTGTAAAATAATCCTCTTTATGATACGGCAGTCGGATAGGATTGATTGAATTTATGAAGTGGTCGCTTGCGTCCCAGTGGAATCAACCCAGGAGATGCTTTTAAGTGAAGAAGCTCGGTGAAATATACTAcaactgtttcttttttattggttttcgTTCTTTCCCCTCACTTCTTTTCAATCAGTGACCATCAAACACATTCGACCGAGCCGACGACACGATCGCCGAACGAAAACCTGCCCTTCAGCATATCGCGGTTACTGGGCAAATCGTACGATCGTGACCAGAAGGACAAGGATGCCGGCACGGAGGACACCGGCCCGGAGGGACTCATCAAGAACGGGCATCACATTACGGTCAGCTCGCCGAGCAGTTTGCAGTACGCGGCGGGAGCGCTCTACAGCTACCCGATGTATCCTGGCGGCCACGTGCTGCGAGTGCCTCCCCAGCGAGGACCGTGCAATCCACTGTCCTGGACGCTGCCCCCACTGCATCCGGCCGCGCTCGCCCATCAAGCGGTCAAGGATCGGCTAGCTGGTAAGTGACGAGACACGAACGATTGAGTCGTTTTTGTGTTGAAGGTGAAACACACCCATTAAGTAGGCTTACGTTCGGGAATCCTGCTTACAGGATTTAGTTAACAATAATAACTATAAAATTAACGAGATGTTCAAACTACTACAGAAGCATGCAGATCCTATTATGGATGTTCGACTGCTGTATACGATTACATTAAAATTTTACGATTGGTTTTTACGACCCGCTTCATCTTCCATGGATGTGTGCTCCATGGCATTTGGACAGCGAACCGTCTAATCACAAGACCATTAGAAGGAATTTAAtgggaaaaataataaacagacCACCGCTCGGAATAAGGCGACCGGGAATCTCGGCACCGCGGAATTAAGATGCAGTTTTTACGCTTTCGAATGTAATCATAGCTGCAAGTTGTTGTGGGCtgaaaaaaagttaaatagTTGGACAATTATGATCTCCCAAATAAATCCACTACCAAATCACGGTAGCAGCGATGATCGTCGTGTGCGTGCGCCCAGCACGGTCAAATATTTATCCCGCGGATGTAATCGTATCACGATTGCCATAGCAGATCTTTGTAGCTTCCACCGTTCCGCGGCACCTTCCGCGGTCGTAAATTGTGTTGTGCCAAACAAGCCAACCACCTTGCCTTTCATTCCGATCGCAGTGGTGAAAACAGCGGCTATTAGTATTAATTATTGCCGTATCATTCGGAAACGTTTCATCCGTCGCCAGGGCAACACGCAACGTACACACGATCGAATCGTGCTTGTGCCGCAGGAGTCAGACACCATCGCCCTGAGGGGCAACATGGTTGATCGGTTGAtcgttaaaacaaaaatcaaagcgTTAAGCTCCATGTTGACCCTCGCCGCTTCGATGAGTACATCGCGCGACGTGGCTTCGGTTTTCTTTGGATCGTAAACGATCTTCGATCGGTTTACGGTCTAGAAAATACCGGTGAGCAGATTCCAATCcaaaattaattcaatatcTGCCGACAGACACATTTATTAAATCGGTATTAATCATCGTACCAATTGGTTCGTCGAGTGGGGAAGAGAAATGGTATTTTTGAAGTGGTGAAAACACACCATTCCGTAAACTGGACAAACCAGTTCGCTACATAGGGagtcgtttttttctgtttcgccTATCCGACcaagcacaaacaaaacatagcAAGCAAACGGTGCCGTATTATCTCCTCATTTGCTGACTCATTCCGGGCTCTCTGATAACGCTCCTCGAACCCCCGTAGCTGGCCCCGGTTTGTAGGTGTCCTTTCAATTAGACGTAAGACCTAACGTGGACCGTCCTTGGCAAGTAAAGcccaaaaaggaaataaaaacagaaatgaTTCAACATCGAAAAccgtttgaaatatttatgtCCACACTTTCTCCCGCAGCGCCCGAAAGCCCGAGAGGAAGCGCCGGCCGAGTATAAATCGAGACCATGTTGACAAATTCCATTCCTCCTCCTTCCGATAGTCGCCTTCCGATGCGCCTTCCGGAGGCTTTGCCTTTTCATTCATGTCTatctcgaaaaaaaaagactctATCCCCACCCCGAAGCCAATTAAGCTGACATCTCTTGTTGATCGTTTTGCACCTTTGCGTCATCGCACAAGACGCCGCAATAGCATGTCTATTGGTGAAGGAGGCCGAAAAACGGCTGAACCCGAACGGGCAACCTCACCCGATGAGGGCAGGACCCCGCAGAGCacacctttttttctgttttttggtACCCCGCTTATCAGGCCCCGGTACAAGCTTCTTTACTTAAAAGATTAACCGGTGAGGTGACCCTTGTTAGCTTGCCGGATCGCTTCCTACGACAACGTACAGAGCTGGCAATGAACAcggcgcatcatcatcaggcgAGATTCGGCACTCGATCTTCGATCTTGGCGCAATCGGGATGGGTGGGACGGAAATGGTGGGAGGAAATGTtgtagcgttttttttgttttgtttgcataatTTCCTGGTCCGATGCTGTTTGGGAGATTTTCGGCAGTGTTCGGCATGTAAGTTTGCGATAAATTATCGCCGACAGAACCCACCCAAAACCAAATCAACCGGAGGGTAACCGCGGCAGCCGTTGACGGGGCGCTTGCGTGTGTGCCGTTGgagcgtatgtgtgttgttttatgccAACCGAGCATCGAGATTGAACCactcttttcttttcggttCACGGGTTTGTCGGAAAACAAAGCCCGGTAGGCCTGTGTAGCTTGTGTTGCATTTCAGACATCTTTGTGCGCGACTGCAAAATGCCGCCTTGGAGTGCAAATGCGCTCATTGAAATAGCGGCTCGGTTGATTGGATAGTACGCGGCTCTGGTTGGTTGATGATTGGTTTGCTGGTTGGATGAATTGCAAGCGGGCAAGTTGGGGCCGGTCATCCTCCTTCGAAGGAACAACTACGGTACGACAGAAAAATGGCCCAGCTATTATTCGTAACAGCAAGCGGCAATTGGGCTGCGTGGCGAGCCGTCCGGTAGGATACTTTGCGCGGACAGTTTACGCACGGTagccgcagcaacagcaattaTGGCAACAGTAAATGAtagcattaaaacaaaacctccgACAATTACAGTGGTGGTCAATTTTGCTCAACGATGGCGGCGGCCCGTTTTTACCATCGGCGACCGGGCACCTAAATGGCTCGAAATTATGTTTAGTTGGTGATTGTTGCTGATTGTACTTGtcgaagaagaaagaaaatgtccGTCGGCTAAGATGAATTCGAATGGCTGGGAAAAGACAACTTCCCATCATTACCAAACTGGTAGCAGGAAAAGAGAGGTTTCGCGACTGAATACTGTAGCtcttatttttctattttaataGTGTGTACAACTATACTCCTATCATTAGCCAAACTATTGTAGATCGTTGTTAAACAATCGGACACCTGTACTTTTTCGACAGCTTCACCCACAATGTGACGGACGTCGAAAGCTTCCACACCTTCTTCATTAAGCCGTCAAGCGATATTTTTGGGAAATGCATGTCAAGGCTGCAAGAATACATCTGGCAATTGGCGTTGAAAGCGTATAATTTCACAGGAATCTTCCGCACACGCCCCAGCGAAGATGATGAAATCGCAAATAACAAGGAGGACATCCtaacaaaaaaccaccaccTACAAGCCGACCGGCAACACGCGTCAAATTCGGAATCGCCACCTTTTTTTGGGCATTTGGTTCTTCCTATCAGGCCTATCTTTTGATCGTACATTCTTGGGTCACTACCACACCAAACGAAGGTCTAGAGACATGCAAGCCAACACACGCTAGAAATAAGCTACGATTTGGTCAGCTTGAATGAAAttggttgccttttttttttctttcttcaaatCACCCGACTCTACCCGAGGAAGATGATTAGAGAGGTTGGCGTTGCGTCTCGGAAGCTTGTTTGATTCGTGTCATCCGCTACGCGCAGGGTCGGCCGCACGCATACCCGTCGGCCTAGCGGAAGTGGACAATCTGGCTTGGTGATGCACTACATTGTTTCCGTTTCTGTGTCGGATTGAAGGAAGCACTGTTGTCGCAGTCCAGTTTTCGTGTCGCGTTTCGTTTGGATAATGGGAAGATTGCACGCTACGATGAATCATGCGATTAAAAGATGTACGAGCCAAAGGAATTCGGGGCCGTCGGGGAGAACGGAAACGATCCCGGGCTGTTTTAAATGTTGGATAAACGTATGTAAAGCATTCTATAGGAATGAAGGTTTTGGACAAACGTATCGAACTAGAAAGACAACATTACTGCCGAATATATGTTTTCCCTACGGTCATATAGCGTTTAAGGGAAGGCGTTTAAACAATTGTTGAGATTCTAGCATGAATTAAAGCTTTTAGCTTTTGCTCAACAACTCAAAAGCTTTGAAATGTTTTCGGTACTTTCAAAATGTAATGGTACTACACTAATTAAAGTATACAAACGTTTGAAAGTCAGTGACAACGACAAAAAGAGCTTTAATAGCTATCAGAAGAATAATCTAAATTTTTCACTTGCTTTATCATAATTTGAGAAGCGAAATATTGGACTATGAGATCAATTTAATTTCCTATAAAATCCTTGGTAGTTCATTACTTTCCATTCGAATTTCCATTGATTTACTCAATAAGAATAGTAGTAAGAGATTTAATGCACAGACTCGCTTAACCTTTtataatttcaaaacaaatcatttacAATCTCTTTACGATAATTGAAATGCACAAAGCCgtacaatatttttcatgtcTATTTCCGATGCTTCCGATCCTTCCTTTCACCGCCGATTATCTAAAACTGCGTGTAGCACGTCGTCCTATCACCCTTAATATCGCCATCTCACTCCATCTCCCACCCCCCCCTTCTACTCAAAACACTTCCCGTTTTGCAATCACCGTTAACGTCAGGCACGATTCCGACAGCAATCAATAATCCAACAGACAGACCCGCCAACCAATATTGGGGATCGATCGTTATAGCGTCTTCATCAAAAGTTGTGGCTGCCCTCCTTGGGTCCGATTATTGTAAAGATTATTATCCCCTTGTCGTACCAACAGCAAGCTTATGGTGTCGAAAGGGGAGGGCAATGTAGCGCAGTAAACGCAGTTCACGTGCCTAAAATCCCGAGGTAAAAGCTATTTTATCCTTTCGTGAGGCGTTTTCCGTGCGGGAGCGTTCGATAGGGTGGGAAATGTTCCTTAAACGATATTGCTCCAATTTGTGGCACACAGCAACGCTTTTGCGCTACTTTTCCTTGGGCCCCGTGAAAGCGGCAATTAATTGGTATTAAGTACTCAAGTACTCTCGGCCTTCGAAGCGTCACCGACGGCGCCTTGTGCTGGTCGTTTGCTCTAGCAAATGCATTGATCGCCATTAATTCTATGCTTAGGTACACTATCGCGCCGATATCCTTACCACTGGTATGGCTAAAGCTGTCCCTCACTGCCACTATTATGGATGCAAAACCAGTCCACAAGTATCACTCAGCAGGCTTTTCCCCTTTTACAATGGCAGCGCAATCGTTACAGCTATTTAGTCCACTACTGTCAAAGCCGTTT contains:
- the LOC120894866 gene encoding T-cell leukemia homeobox protein 3 isoform X1 — its product is MSSPHEDEDQDLDQEINVDADSDCQSRVSYNSGSEDIDLDGDGNGSCYEESDIARYVCATKTICFKNDHQTHSTEPTTRSPNENLPFSISRLLGKSYDRDQKDKDAGTEDTGPEGLIKNGHHITVSSPSSLQYAAGALYSYPMYPGGHVLRVPPQRGPCNPLSWTLPPLHPAALAHQAVKDRLAAFPIARRIGHPYQNRTPPKRKKPRTSFTRIQVAELEKRFHKQKYLASAERAALARGLKMTDAQVKTWFQNRRTKWRRQTAEEREAERQAANRLMLSLQAEALSKGFGQPPPSAAAPSATTPGAPLAALHGLQPWAEAHTAGC
- the LOC120894866 gene encoding T-cell leukemia homeobox protein 3 isoform X2 codes for the protein MSSPHEDEDQDLDQEINVDADSDCQSRVSYNSGSEDIDLDGDGNGSCYEESDIASDHQTHSTEPTTRSPNENLPFSISRLLGKSYDRDQKDKDAGTEDTGPEGLIKNGHHITVSSPSSLQYAAGALYSYPMYPGGHVLRVPPQRGPCNPLSWTLPPLHPAALAHQAVKDRLAAFPIARRIGHPYQNRTPPKRKKPRTSFTRIQVAELEKRFHKQKYLASAERAALARGLKMTDAQVKTWFQNRRTKWRRQTAEEREAERQAANRLMLSLQAEALSKGFGQPPPSAAAPSATTPGAPLAALHGLQPWAEAHTAGC